One Clostridium novyi NT genomic window carries:
- a CDS encoding aspartyl-phosphate phosphatase Spo0E family protein, with translation MIKYKSSSEEIKDIIEKLRDPLNDLMNYSDYEYFNEEIIELSQVLDKLIAKYMINVHN, from the coding sequence ATGATTAAATATAAAAGTTCCTCAGAAGAAATAAAAGACATAATAGAAAAATTGAGAGATCCTCTTAATGATTTGATGAATTACTCTGATTATGAGTATTTTAATGAGGAAATTATTGAGTTAAGTCAAGTTTTAGACAAGCTTATAGCAAAATATATGATTAATGTACATAACTAG
- a CDS encoding AgrD family cyclic lactone autoinducer peptide, producing the protein MKIMNKLSKGIAKTISKISTDVAYTSTEACVSLNGLEEPKMPKVLLKKTK; encoded by the coding sequence ATGAAAATTATGAATAAGTTATCTAAAGGTATTGCAAAGACAATAAGCAAGATATCTACAGATGTGGCGTATACATCAACAGAAGCATGTGTTTCTCTTAATGGTTTAGAGGAACCTAAAATGCCAAAAGTATTATTAAAAAAGACTAAGTAG
- a CDS encoding accessory gene regulator B family protein — protein sequence MKLSEKFSEKVTTYVKNTLPNKTEEDLEIIKYGVELLFMNFTKLPLILIVGYMLNIFKMTVCAMIIFSVIRRFAAGIHARKSYTCLASTMLVIYGSIYLSLNFKLSNILKIIIFCICFIIYLKYSPADTEEKPYLNKNLRKKLKVKSIAVIILYFLLSLVFNKNMFISNILIHFIWIEGILILPLTYKIFNRRYNNYENYE from the coding sequence ATGAAATTGTCAGAGAAATTTAGCGAGAAAGTAACAACTTATGTAAAAAATACTCTTCCCAATAAAACAGAAGAGGATTTAGAGATAATAAAATATGGTGTTGAATTATTGTTTATGAATTTTACAAAGCTACCACTTATACTTATAGTAGGATATATGTTAAACATATTTAAAATGACTGTATGTGCAATGATTATTTTTTCAGTTATTAGAAGATTTGCTGCTGGTATTCATGCAAGAAAAAGTTATACATGCTTAGCATCTACTATGTTAGTTATATATGGATCAATATATTTATCTTTAAATTTTAAATTAAGTAATATATTAAAGATAATTATATTCTGTATATGTTTTATAATATATTTAAAGTATTCTCCAGCAGATACAGAAGAAAAACCGTATTTAAATAAAAATTTAAGAAAAAAGTTAAAAGTAAAAAGTATAGCAGTTATTATTTTATATTTTTTATTATCATTAGTTTTCAATAAGAATATGTTTATTTCAAATATATTAATACATTTCATATGGATTGAAGGGATTTTAATATTACCTTTAACCTATAAGATATTTAACAGGAGGTATAATAATTATGAAAATTATGAATAA
- a CDS encoding glucosaminidase domain-containing protein, translated as MKKKMYWLKGVCGIMLGLGVFIIKSSLCYADAQAILEVDSNKKWEIKFNKPISRYTVYDGVQIKDDKNNICDLVFYIKDNNTKIVVECIDNFKKNKVYTLTVNNSIKDENGRKLAHSKSIKFKVNNQTESDLELENNHSNCFEKNPIMGKSDLVAKSMGDYVLSHNKNPKTSIDIYSLAKLFLEEGQAEGVRGDIAFCQSIKETGFFKYGGQVLPEQNNYAGIGALNNEPIGKGAWFKEARDGVRAQIQHLKGYASKEELKNPCIDPRYNILRNLGVCGSAYYWEDLNGKWAVPGKNYGEDIIHIYNSIKKLR; from the coding sequence ATGAAGAAGAAAATGTACTGGTTAAAAGGTGTTTGTGGGATTATGTTAGGATTAGGAGTATTTATAATAAAGTCTAGCCTTTGTTATGCTGATGCTCAAGCAATATTAGAAGTAGATTCCAATAAAAAATGGGAAATAAAATTTAATAAACCTATTTCAAGATATACTGTATATGATGGTGTGCAAATAAAAGATGACAAAAATAATATTTGCGATTTAGTTTTTTATATTAAAGATAATAATACAAAGATTGTGGTTGAGTGTATTGATAATTTTAAAAAGAACAAAGTATACACATTAACAGTAAATAATAGTATAAAAGATGAAAATGGTAGAAAATTAGCACACTCTAAAAGCATTAAATTTAAAGTTAATAACCAAACAGAAAGTGATTTGGAGTTGGAAAACAATCATTCTAATTGTTTTGAAAAAAATCCTATAATGGGAAAATCCGATTTAGTTGCAAAAAGCATGGGAGATTATGTATTAAGTCATAATAAAAATCCAAAAACTTCAATAGACATATATAGTCTTGCAAAACTATTTTTAGAAGAGGGACAGGCTGAAGGAGTTAGAGGAGACATAGCTTTCTGTCAAAGCATAAAGGAAACAGGTTTTTTTAAATATGGTGGACAAGTATTACCAGAACAAAATAACTATGCAGGAATAGGTGCACTAAACAATGAGCCTATAGGAAAAGGTGCATGGTTTAAAGAAGCTAGAGATGGTGTAAGAGCCCAAATACAACATTTAAAAGGGTATGCAAGTAAAGAAGAACTTAAAAATCCATGCATAGATCCAAGATATAATATATTGCGTAATTTAGGGGTATGCGGAAGTGCGTATTATTGGGAAGATTTAAATGGAAAATGGGCTGTCCCAGGTAAAAATTACGGGGAAGATATTATACATATATACAATAGTATTAAGAAGTTAAGGTAA